The Mugil cephalus isolate CIBA_MC_2020 chromosome 19, CIBA_Mcephalus_1.1, whole genome shotgun sequence genome has a window encoding:
- the srek1 gene encoding splicing regulatory glutamine/lysine-rich protein 1 isoform X3, protein MSGIPGTAVVQVTNLSSAVSSEQMRTLFGFLGDIEELRLYPPDNAPLSFSSKVCYIKYREPSSVGVAQHLTNTVFIDRALIVVPCAEGKIPEEAKALSLLAPVAPVPSLIPGGGLLPIPTPAPLQNLNLPVVNRISAALDPTASSHSQPPLVGNVDPSKIDEIRRTVYVGNLNSQTTTADQLLEFFKQVGDVKFVRMAGDETQPTRFAFVEFVEQESVARALTFNGVMFGDRPLKVNHSNNAIVKPPEMTPQAAAKELESVMKRVREAQSTIAAAIEPADTKKRSPSRTRRTRRSRSRSHSRTRRKRSRSKHSRPSQRSWPGSDSHSSRSGHKRRSRSRDKRRSRSRSRIVGNNQHMRSHKRRSKNRSRSPRRKARSPSPKRSLLISTQVKERGGGSAAGSEGTVPRPGRGVAKTRTG, encoded by the exons ATGAGCGGGATACCGGGGACCGCCGTCGTCCAGGTCACCAACCTCTCCTCGGCCGTGAGCAGCGAGCAGATGCGCACTCTGTTCGGTTTCCTGGGAGACATCGAGGAGCTGCGGCTCTACCCGCCCGA caatgcccctctgtctttctcctccaaAGTGTGTTATATAAAGTACCGAGAGCCTTCCAGTGTTGGTGTGGCGCAACATCTCACCAATACTGTGTTTATTGACAGAGCTCTGATAGTAGTGCCATGTGCAGAAG ggaaaATCCCAGAAGAGGCCAAGGCTTTGTCGCTTTTGGCGCCGGTCGCCCCAGTACCCAGCCTGATTCCTGGCGGGGGTTTGCTACCGATACCTACACCAGCCCCGCTTCAGAAT CTGAACCTTCCCGTGGTGAATCGGATATCGGCCGCTCTCGACCCCACGGCGTCTTCACACTCTCAGCCTCCACTCGTTGGAAATGTGGACCCCTCAAAAATCGATGAGATCAGGAGGACGGTTTACGTCGGGAACTTGAACTCGCAG acCACCACTGCAGATCAGCTGTTGGAGTTTTTCAAGCAGGTGGGAGACGTGAAGTTCGTGCGCATGGCGGGAGACGAGACCCAGCCGACACGTTTCGCCTTCGTGGAGTTTGTCGAGCAGGAGTCGGTCGCCAGAGCCCTGACCTTCAACGGAGTCATGTTCGGAGACCGACCACTGAA gGTCAATCATTCCAATAACGCCATAGTAAAACCTCCGGAGATGACGCCACAGGCTGCAGCTAAGGAGCTAGAGAGTGTGATGAAGAGGGTGAGGGAAGCTCAGTCCACCATCGCCGCCGCCATAGAACCAG CAGACACAAAGAAGCGTTCCCCCAGCCGGACTAGGAGGACGCGCCGGTCACGATCTCGGTCGCACTCGAGGACGCGCAGGAAAAGGTCACGTTCGAAACACAG TAGACCGTCGCAGAGGTCGTGGCCGGGCAGCGACTCGCACAGTTCCAGAAGCGGCCACAAGAGGCGCTCTCGCTCCAGAGACAAGCGACGCAGCCGGAGTCGCTCCAGGATCGTTGGGAACAACCAACACATGAG AAGCCACAAGAGGAGGAGTAAGAATCGATCCCGGAGCCCTCGGAGGAAAGCCAGATCACCGTCACCAAAAAGGTCACTTCTCATCTCGACTC AggtaaaagagagaggaggagggagcgcAGCAGGGAGCGAAGGGACCGTTCCTCGTCCAGGAAGAGGAGTCGCAAAGACGAGGACAGGATAA